GCAATGGTTAAAACATTGCTCGTAGCGATCGCTACTGTGACATTTTTCTTCACCAGCGATCTAGCCCTTCCCCAAGCCGCTGCTGCCTATCCCTTTTGGGCACAGGCAACCTACCCCGAAACTCCCCGCGAACCAACCGGGCGGATTGTTTGCGCTAACTGTCACCTAGCAGCCAAGCCTACGGAAGTGGAAATTCCCCAATCAGTGCTACCTGACACTGTATTTAAAGCTGTAGTGAAAATTCCCTACGATACCAGCGTGCAGCAGGTTGGTGCTGATGGTTCAAAAACTGGCTTGAACGTAGGTGCTGTGCTGATGTTGCCTGAAGGCTTCAAGATTGCACCAGAAGACCGCATTCCTGAAGAACTCAAAGAAGAAATCGGCGACACTTACTTCCAAACCTACAGAGAAGACAAAGATAACGTCGTCATCGTTGGGCCTTTGCCTGGTGAACAATATCAGGAAATCGTCTTCCCAGTTCTTTCTCCCAACCCCGCAACTGATAAAAACATCCACTTCGGTAAATACGCAGTTCATCTAGGTGCGAACCGGGGACGCGGACAAGTTTATCCGACTGGTGAAAAGAGCAACAACACAGCTTACACTGCTTCTGCAACTGGCACTATTACCAAGATTGCCAAAGAAGAAGATGAAGACGGTAACGTTAAATATGTCCTGAGCATCAAAACTGACTCTGGTGAAGAAGTCTCTGATTCGATTCCTTTAGGGCCAGAATTGATTGTTTCTGAAGGACAAGCAGTAAAATCTGGCGATGCTTTGACCAACAACCCCAACGTCGGTGGATTCGGTCAAGACGATGGAGAAATTGTATTGCAAGACCCGTCTAGAGTTCAATGGTTGATTGCATTCATCGCCTTGGTAATGCTGGCTCAAGTTATGCTAGTACTGAAGAAAAAGCAAGTTGAGAAAGTCCAAGCTGCTGAGATGAATTTCTAAAATTTTTGTCAAGTAATGACTTAATAGGACAGGCTAGATGCCTGTCTTTTTTTATATTTTTGTTATGTTATAACTATTGTTATAACATAACATCTACATATTCTAATGGCTGACAAAATTTATCCCATAACTCATGCAAAGGTAGGAAACCAAGACGGCTTTCGTTTACCACGCGCATTCTCTAAGGATTATCCTCATTTAGCCAATGCGTCGGGTTACATTGAAGTTATATCTGAAAACACATTTTTAGTTCGCCTAGAAACTGATAATGCTGATGAGGCTGATGAAGCTGAAAGTATTATGATGAGCCTTTTTCTTGACTTTTTAATGAAGGATACTATACAAAATCCATCTGAGCTTGTTGCTTATACCCAAGAAATGAGTGATGAAATGGATAATTTACTTGGTGATGTAGTTATAGACTAAGAGCCTATTTATAAAGTAAATATTAAGTAGGGTGTGTTACGGCTATGCAAGGATTTCGGAGTTTGAGATAGTGAAGATTAGCCGTAACGCACCATCTTTTTCGGTGCGTTAAGCGTTGCTATAACGCACCCTACAATTTAAGGTTTACTTTATAAATCATCTCTAATGGCTGCATTCACTTGTAATGGATGGCAAATTTTTTTCTCCCCTTTGTTTAATGAACAATGGATAGAATTGCGTAATAGAGTTCGGATTTTAAAAAATGACTTACCAAAAGAAGAATTTATTAAACATTCAGATGCAAAGTTGTTAAAAGCTTTGAATATTGGTATTAAAGAAAAGATTACTCAAGATCCTTTTGCTTCTCACTTTGTTTTACAAAAACCTTTGCAAAAGTATGGTCGTCTCAAAAAAATGGGGCTACCTGAACGATATCGATTATTTTTTAGAGCGTTTAGAGAACAAAAAATTATTATTATTCTTTGGTTAGGTTATCCTCGAAAGGAAGGTGATAAAAAAGATTGTTATCAAGTTTTTACAAAAAAAATTAAAGATGGAAAGTTACCTGATAGTGTTAATGATCTGCGTGCAGAATGTGAATTAGATGATTCTGGTGATAATAAAGAAGATTAAATAGGAGACACTGCAAACATACCTCAACTATAAGTAAGTAGGTGGGTGAAAATAAACATGACTATGTTACGAAACGTAAATATACCTGAAACCCTTACTACTGACCCTTACGGGTTCGCCAGTCGCTCATGGGGAGCCACTGCGGTCTTGGGGTCTCCCCAAGTGGAGCAAGTGGCGTGGGAACCCCCTCTGAGCGGCTGGCTCACAACTAACAACACAACGACCACGCTCAGTGCATCGCTGACAACTGACGACCCTCACTAGTTAACTTTATTCGCACCGACTTACTTATATAATCAATGATAAATAAAGAAACTGCCGAGCATTATCTATGGGATAATAATTGTCATGGCTGGCATTTTGTTAAACAACCACATTTGAGTATTATTCAAGAATTAATGCCACCAGGAACATTTGAAGTTAGGCATTATCACCAGCGATCGCGCCAATTTTTCTTTATCTTATTTGGAAAAGCAACATTAGAAATCAATGGTTCCCATCAAGTTGTTTTTCAACACGAAGGCGTAGAAGTTTCGCCTAATGTTCCTCACCAGATGTTCAATGAAGGGGACTGTGATTTAGAATTTTTGGTGATTTCTCAACCGCCTAGTCATGACGATCGCATTCTTAGCGAGCCTGACAGCTAGTAAAATTCTGATGTGTGGTGCTTACAACTTGAAACAGGGGTTAAATTAAACCTAGCCCTAGTTTAGTTGAGGCATCCGACCATGACAACCTCAATAGAATATATCCCCATTACCCCAATTGAATATCCAGATGAGGACGGTAAGCCGATGGCTGAAGGAGATTTACAGCGCAAATGTCTGGTGTATGCTACCACTGTGCTGGGAATTTATTTTCAAAATCGCCCAGATGTATA
Above is a window of Nostoc sp. UHCC 0702 DNA encoding:
- a CDS encoding cupin domain-containing protein, producing MINKETAEHYLWDNNCHGWHFVKQPHLSIIQELMPPGTFEVRHYHQRSRQFFFILFGKATLEINGSHQVVFQHEGVEVSPNVPHQMFNEGDCDLEFLVISQPPSHDDRILSEPDS
- a CDS encoding apocytochrome f; the encoded protein is MSNACTTARLTRSARAMVKTLLVAIATVTFFFTSDLALPQAAAAYPFWAQATYPETPREPTGRIVCANCHLAAKPTEVEIPQSVLPDTVFKAVVKIPYDTSVQQVGADGSKTGLNVGAVLMLPEGFKIAPEDRIPEELKEEIGDTYFQTYREDKDNVVIVGPLPGEQYQEIVFPVLSPNPATDKNIHFGKYAVHLGANRGRGQVYPTGEKSNNTAYTASATGTITKIAKEEDEDGNVKYVLSIKTDSGEEVSDSIPLGPELIVSEGQAVKSGDALTNNPNVGGFGQDDGEIVLQDPSRVQWLIAFIALVMLAQVMLVLKKKQVEKVQAAEMNF
- a CDS encoding type II toxin-antitoxin system YhaV family toxin: MAAFTCNGWQIFFSPLFNEQWIELRNRVRILKNDLPKEEFIKHSDAKLLKALNIGIKEKITQDPFASHFVLQKPLQKYGRLKKMGLPERYRLFFRAFREQKIIIILWLGYPRKEGDKKDCYQVFTKKIKDGKLPDSVNDLRAECELDDSGDNKED